One region of Desmodus rotundus isolate HL8 chromosome 11, HLdesRot8A.1, whole genome shotgun sequence genomic DNA includes:
- the LTB gene encoding lymphotoxin-beta isoform X1, translating to MGALGLEDWGRRPRGKGCLLLAVAGTTSLVTLLLAVPITVLAVLAVVPQKQGGPVTETTDPGAPAKAQQRLGPQELPEQDPETDPSPRLPAAHLIGAWTQGRGLGWEAKKEEAFLRSGAQFSSAHGLALPRGGLYYLYCQVGYRGRAPPADAGPPERPLTLRSRLYRAGGADAPGAPELLLEGVETVSPAADRARRLWYTSVGVGGLAQLQSGERVYVNISHPDLVDYRRGKTFFGAVMVG from the exons ATGGGGGCACTGGGGCTGGAAGACTGGGGGAGGAGGCCCCGGGGGAAGGGCTGCCTCCTGCTGGCTGTGGCAGGAACCACTTCCCTGGTGACCTTACTGCTGGCTGTGCCTATCACTGTCCTTGCTGTGCTGGCCGTGGTGCCCCAGAAGCAAGGAGGACCG GTAACAGAGACCACTGACCCAGGGGCGCCAGCAAAGGCCCAGCAGCGACTGG GGCCCCAGGAGCTGCCGGAGCAGGACCCAGAAacagaccccagccccaggctcccgGCTGCTCACCTCATAG GCGCCTGGACGCAGGGACgcgggctgggctgggaggcgaAGAAAGAAGAGGCATTTCTGAGGAGCGGGGCGCAGTTCTCCAGCGCCCACGGGCTGGCCCTCCCGCGGGGCGGCCTCTACTACCTCTACTGCCAGGTCGGCTACCGGGGCCGGGCGCCCCCTGCGGACGCGGGGCCCCCGGAGCGCCCGCTCACGCTGCGCAGCCGGCTGTACCGCGCGGGGGGCGCCGACGCGCCCGGCGCTCCCGAGCTCCTGCTGGAGGGCGTGGAGACCGTGAGCCCCGCCGCGGACCGGGCCCGGAGGCTCTGGTACACGAGCGTGGGGGTCGGCGGCCTGGCGCAGCTGCAGAGCGGCGAGAGGGTGTACGTCAACATCAGCCACCCCGACCTGGTGGACTACAGGAGGGGGAAGACGTTCTTTGGGGCAGTGATGGTGGGGTGA
- the LTB gene encoding lymphotoxin-beta isoform X2, which translates to MGALGLEDWGRRPRGKGCLLLAVAGTTSLVTLLLAVPITVLAVLAVVPQKQGGPGPRSCRSRTQKQTPAPGSRLLTS; encoded by the exons ATGGGGGCACTGGGGCTGGAAGACTGGGGGAGGAGGCCCCGGGGGAAGGGCTGCCTCCTGCTGGCTGTGGCAGGAACCACTTCCCTGGTGACCTTACTGCTGGCTGTGCCTATCACTGTCCTTGCTGTGCTGGCCGTGGTGCCCCAGAAGCAAGGAGGACCG GGCCCCAGGAGCTGCCGGAGCAGGACCCAGAAacagaccccagccccaggctcccgGCTGCTCACCTCATAG
- the NCR3 gene encoding natural cytotoxicity triggering receptor 3 — MPSGTAQMLLLIFIAVHPESCALWVSQPPEIRTHEGAAALLPCSFNATRGELAIGSVTWYRDKVAPGKEVRNGTPEFRGRLAPLASSRFLCDHQAELQIWDARGSDAGLYVCSVEVLGLGVGTGNGTLLVVEKGSPGLGPLTVLLLRAGFYAFSFLSVATGSTIYYQGKCHCHMGTHWHSSDGL; from the exons ATGCCCTCCGGCACGGCCCAGATGCTGTTGCTCATCTTTATCGCGGTCCATCCAG AATCCTGTGCTCTCTGGGTGTCCCAGCCCCCTGAGATTCGTACCCACGAGGGTGCCgctgccctcctgccctgctccttCAATGCCACCCGAGGGGAACTGGCCATTGGCTCCGTCACGTGGTACCGGGATAAggtggccccagggaaggaggtgaggaacGGGACTCCAGAGTTCAGGGGCCGCCTGGCCCCTCTTGCCTCTTCGCGCTTCCTCTGTGACCACCAGGCTGAGCTGCAGATCTGGGACGCCCGAGGCAGCGACGCTGGACTCTATGTGTGCAGTGTGgaggtgctgggcctgggtgtcgGGACGGGGAATGGGACTCTGCTGGTGGTGGAGAAAG GGTCTCCTGGGCTAGGGCCCCTCACAGTCCTCCTCCTTCGGGCTGGATTCTATGCCTTCAGTTTTCTCTCCGTGGCCACGGGCAGCACCATCTATTACCAAGGCAAAT GCCACTGCCACATGGGAACGCACTGGCACAGCTCGGACGGCCTCTGA